A genome region from Bradyrhizobium commune includes the following:
- a CDS encoding LysR family transcriptional regulator yields the protein MPVEFRELRWAIVASQHRSLRQAAETLRIKQSTLSRSLRNLENKLGGTLFERTNGGTRPTMEGQEFLGSARRIVGETEAIAARFKTRSRGESGRLTIGVHASLSAGNLRATLLDHRQRFPDVDTYLVDGSSDHLISDLASSAIDVAVVAEPNPRWSDGSLTVWSERVVAALPKNHPLTGRDVVHWGELRRELLLSSQRGPGPEFHKLLVSKMGSSDPCPLLRHDVALDRLLALVGAGWGILLVLESATGATYPGVTFREVHDAEGPTRLSFRAYWREANGNPSLRPFLDLLRERYPDLSAAPGTD from the coding sequence GTGCCTGTGGAATTTCGAGAACTGCGCTGGGCGATCGTCGCGTCCCAGCATCGGAGCCTGCGCCAAGCGGCAGAGACGCTCAGAATCAAGCAGTCGACGCTCAGTCGCAGCCTGCGCAATCTCGAAAACAAGTTGGGCGGCACTCTGTTCGAGCGCACCAATGGCGGCACGCGACCGACCATGGAAGGTCAGGAATTCCTCGGCTCCGCGCGACGCATCGTCGGCGAAACCGAAGCAATCGCCGCTCGCTTCAAGACCCGCTCGCGAGGCGAGAGCGGTCGATTGACCATTGGCGTCCACGCCTCACTCTCAGCCGGCAATCTCCGGGCCACCCTCCTCGACCATCGGCAACGCTTCCCCGATGTCGATACGTATCTGGTCGACGGATCGAGCGACCATCTGATTTCCGACCTCGCCAGTTCTGCCATTGACGTCGCAGTCGTGGCCGAACCCAATCCAAGGTGGAGCGACGGATCGTTGACGGTCTGGAGCGAACGTGTCGTCGCCGCTCTTCCCAAGAATCATCCGCTGACAGGTCGTGATGTGGTTCACTGGGGCGAACTAAGGCGCGAACTGCTTTTGTCGTCACAACGCGGTCCAGGACCGGAATTCCACAAGCTTCTCGTCAGCAAAATGGGAAGTTCTGATCCGTGCCCATTGCTTCGTCACGATGTGGCGCTCGACCGGCTTCTCGCCTTGGTCGGCGCCGGTTGGGGTATCCTGCTGGTATTGGAAAGTGCGACCGGCGCCACCTATCCGGGTGTCACCTTCCGCGAGGTACATGATGCCGAAGGGCCGACACGGTTGAGCTTCCGCGCCTATTGGCGCGAGGCCAACGGCAATCCATCGCTGCGTCCGTTCCTCGACCTGCTTCGCGAGCGCTATCCGGACCTCTCGGCTGCCCCAGGGACGGACTGA
- the trbF gene encoding conjugal transfer protein TrbF gives MSIFRRSSVRYGRMPEPATPYQRAAQVWDDRIGSARVQAKNWRLMAFGSLILSCGLAGGLVWQSTHGTVVPWVVQVDKFGEAQAIAPAVADYRPNDPQIAWYLAHFIEIVRSLPADPIIVRHNWLQAYDFTTTTGAAALNDYARANDPFANLGKQQVAIDVSSVIRASPDSFRIAWVEHRYQDGALAGTTRWTAILTIAIQPPTDADRLRKNPLGIYVNAINWSKELG, from the coding sequence ATGTCGATCTTCCGCCGGTCGTCGGTCCGCTACGGCCGCATGCCCGAACCTGCAACCCCATATCAGCGCGCCGCGCAAGTTTGGGACGACCGTATTGGCTCCGCTCGCGTGCAGGCGAAGAACTGGCGGCTGATGGCCTTCGGTTCGCTGATCCTTAGCTGCGGCCTCGCCGGCGGGCTCGTCTGGCAATCGACGCACGGCACCGTCGTTCCCTGGGTGGTGCAGGTCGACAAGTTCGGCGAGGCGCAAGCGATAGCGCCCGCTGTGGCCGACTACCGGCCGAACGACCCGCAGATTGCCTGGTATCTCGCCCACTTCATCGAGATCGTGCGCTCACTTCCGGCCGACCCGATCATCGTGCGGCACAACTGGCTGCAGGCTTATGATTTTACGACCACGACGGGCGCGGCGGCGCTGAACGACTACGCCCGCGCCAATGACCCCTTCGCCAATCTCGGCAAGCAGCAGGTTGCCATCGACGTCTCCAGCGTCATCCGCGCCTCGCCCGACAGCTTCCGCATCGCCTGGGTCGAGCACCGCTATCAAGACGGGGCGCTCGCCGGCACCACACGTTGGACCGCGATACTCACCATCGCGATTCAGCCGCCCACCGACGCCGATCGGCTGCGCAAGAATCCACTCGGCATCTACGTCAACGCCATCAACTGGTCGAAGGAGCTGGGATAA
- the phnN gene encoding phosphonate metabolism protein/1,5-bisphosphokinase (PRPP-forming) PhnN — MTPARRHLILVVGPSGVGKDALIDFARARLRCEPNFHFVRRIITRPASIGEDHEPVDIEEFQRRARAGAFALHWQAHGLFYGIPATVNDQLDRGIVVVANGSRAIVPLARQRYPQLRVVNVTAPVDVLSKRLVGRGRESDSSLKQRLARNNPNPIGEDVLHIDNGGSLNVAGERFMDALRACRQASSIMSSPH, encoded by the coding sequence ATGACCCCTGCACGCCGCCACCTGATTCTCGTTGTTGGCCCCAGCGGAGTGGGCAAGGACGCCCTGATCGATTTTGCCCGCGCGCGGTTGCGGTGCGAGCCTAATTTTCATTTTGTCCGCCGGATCATCACCAGGCCTGCTTCCATCGGCGAGGATCACGAACCTGTCGATATCGAAGAATTCCAACGCCGAGCCCGCGCCGGCGCGTTCGCCCTGCATTGGCAAGCGCATGGGCTCTTCTACGGGATTCCTGCAACAGTCAACGACCAGCTTGATCGCGGCATAGTCGTGGTCGCCAATGGTTCCCGGGCGATCGTGCCCCTGGCCCGTCAACGCTATCCGCAACTACGTGTCGTCAATGTCACCGCACCCGTTGACGTCCTGTCCAAGCGCTTGGTGGGGCGCGGACGGGAGAGCGATTCATCATTGAAGCAGCGGCTTGCGCGAAACAACCCAAATCCGATCGGAGAGGATGTGCTGCACATAGACAATGGCGGGTCGTTGAATGTCGCCGGTGAGCGGTTCATGGATGCGCTGCGAGCCTGCCGTCAAGCAAGCAGTATCATGAGCAGTCCTCACTGA
- the trbG gene encoding P-type conjugative transfer protein TrbG — MTPPMFSKAGGPASRFSIVHQSRKDSDTYFRKSVLAALLIFVPALGGCAHNFIPPDINYDSAEPATLTVDPPAPVKIVELPKLLPLPGQLKPLAAGKHVPEAADPKVRVKQANAAARVQPVRNGFINAVQVYPFSGGALYQVYTAPGQITDIALQDGEQLVGSGPVASGDTVRWIIGDTESGAGATRKIHILAKPTRPELITNLVINTDRRTYLLELRSTEKTYMASVSWQYPEDQLIALRRQNATAEAATPIAAGVDLGSINFRYAIEGDDPAWRPLRAFDDGNKVYIEFPSGIAQGEMPPLFVIGPAGGSELVNYRANRNYYIVDRLFAAAELRLGDKDSERRVRIVRTDGRPRSWR, encoded by the coding sequence ATGACCCCGCCGATGTTCTCCAAAGCCGGCGGTCCGGCTTCACGCTTCTCCATCGTTCATCAAAGCCGGAAAGATAGCGATACGTACTTCCGTAAATCCGTACTTGCGGCTTTGCTGATATTCGTCCCGGCGCTTGGCGGCTGCGCGCACAATTTCATCCCGCCCGACATCAACTACGATAGCGCGGAGCCGGCGACGCTCACCGTCGATCCGCCGGCTCCCGTCAAGATCGTTGAATTGCCGAAGCTCCTGCCGCTGCCCGGGCAGTTGAAACCCCTCGCCGCGGGCAAACACGTCCCCGAAGCCGCCGATCCCAAGGTTCGCGTCAAACAGGCCAACGCCGCCGCACGGGTGCAGCCGGTCCGCAACGGCTTCATCAACGCGGTCCAGGTCTATCCCTTCTCCGGCGGAGCCCTCTACCAGGTCTATACGGCGCCCGGCCAGATTACGGACATCGCTCTGCAGGACGGCGAGCAACTCGTCGGATCCGGTCCGGTCGCCTCCGGCGACACCGTGCGCTGGATCATCGGCGATACCGAGAGCGGCGCGGGCGCGACCAGGAAGATCCATATCCTGGCCAAGCCGACGCGGCCGGAATTGATCACCAATCTCGTCATCAACACCGACCGGCGGACCTACCTGCTTGAGCTGCGCTCGACGGAGAAGACCTACATGGCCTCGGTCTCCTGGCAGTACCCCGAGGACCAGCTCATCGCTCTTCGGCGACAGAACGCAACGGCTGAGGCCGCCACGCCAATCGCGGCCGGCGTCGATCTCGGCTCGATCAACTTCCGCTACGCGATCGAGGGCGATGATCCGGCCTGGCGGCCGCTGCGCGCCTTCGATGACGGAAACAAGGTCTACATCGAGTTTCCCAGCGGGATCGCGCAGGGCGAAATGCCGCCGCTGTTTGTCATCGGTCCGGCCGGGGGCTCCGAGCTGGTCAACTACCGGGCGAACCGCAACTACTACATCGTCGATCGCCTGTTCGCGGCCGCCGAATTGCGTCTGGGTGACAAGGACAGCGAGCGGCGCGTGCGCATCGTCCGCACTGACGGAAGGCCGCGCTCATGGCGATAG
- a CDS encoding carbon-phosphorus lyase complex subunit PhnI, giving the protein MITSIKGGEAAIAASHRLLAKRRRGNPAVADIGVNQIREQLSLAVDRVMSEGSLYDPALAALAIKQAEGDLTEAIYLLRAFRTTLARFGYAEPIDTAAMVVRRRIATTHKDVPGGQLLGPTYDYTHRILDVALLGEAGSDDLSDLVDGGDGTNEGDSSDPAPDAVALALTRDCGVLARADLVEEPRSDGEEKVADITRDPVVFPSRRDERLQALARGDEGFLMGLCYSSMRGYGRNHPFVAELRYGDAAVVLTIPELDIPVGIGTLRVTECQTVHLTTGDGSLPPRYTRGYGLVFGHGERKALSMAIVDRSLRSAELGERVAYPAQDDEFVLSHSDSVAASGLVQHLKLPHYVDFQAEMQMLDQMRAEHAARREKPSSETIPELDRTPEVDCAD; this is encoded by the coding sequence ATGATTACCTCCATCAAGGGCGGCGAAGCCGCGATCGCCGCATCGCACCGGCTCCTCGCAAAACGCCGGCGTGGCAACCCGGCTGTCGCCGATATCGGCGTCAACCAGATCCGCGAACAATTGTCGCTCGCCGTCGATCGTGTGATGAGCGAAGGCTCACTCTACGACCCGGCACTGGCGGCACTGGCTATCAAGCAGGCCGAGGGCGACCTCACCGAGGCAATCTATCTGTTGCGAGCATTCCGGACCACGCTGGCCCGCTTCGGCTATGCCGAGCCAATCGACACAGCGGCGATGGTGGTGCGCCGACGGATCGCGACAACCCACAAGGACGTGCCGGGCGGACAACTCCTCGGACCGACCTACGACTATACCCATCGCATCCTTGATGTCGCTCTGTTAGGAGAGGCAGGCAGCGACGACCTTTCCGATCTCGTCGATGGCGGCGACGGAACGAACGAGGGCGACAGCAGCGATCCCGCGCCCGACGCGGTGGCTCTCGCGCTGACGAGAGACTGCGGCGTGCTGGCACGAGCCGACCTAGTCGAGGAGCCCAGATCGGACGGAGAAGAAAAGGTCGCCGACATCACCCGCGATCCCGTGGTGTTTCCGTCCAGACGGGACGAGCGTTTGCAAGCTCTCGCACGCGGGGACGAGGGTTTCCTGATGGGGCTTTGCTATTCGAGCATGCGCGGCTATGGGCGCAATCATCCTTTCGTCGCTGAGTTGCGCTACGGTGATGCTGCCGTTGTCCTCACCATCCCCGAACTCGACATCCCGGTCGGCATCGGAACGCTCCGCGTCACCGAATGCCAGACAGTGCATCTGACCACCGGCGACGGGTCTCTGCCGCCGCGTTACACGCGAGGCTATGGACTCGTCTTTGGTCATGGCGAACGCAAGGCGCTTTCGATGGCGATCGTCGACCGCTCGTTGCGCTCAGCCGAACTGGGCGAGCGTGTCGCCTACCCTGCCCAGGATGACGAATTCGTCCTCTCACATTCCGATAGTGTCGCAGCCTCCGGTTTGGTGCAGCACCTCAAGCTGCCTCATTATGTCGATTTCCAAGCTGAGATGCAGATGCTCGATCAGATGCGCGCAGAGCACGCCGCACGTCGAGAGAAGCCCAGTTCCGAGACCATTCCCGAACTGGACCGGACCCCAGAGGTGGATTGTGCAGACTGA
- a CDS encoding DUF2274 domain-containing protein, whose product MTKLKLGPLEDDKPVKLTVELPAAVFRDLKVYAEILTRSEGATTPTEPAKLIAPMIERFMATDRAFAKARRNAAQSVPGAAERSG is encoded by the coding sequence ATGACGAAGCTCAAGCTTGGGCCGCTTGAAGACGACAAGCCGGTCAAGCTCACGGTCGAACTGCCGGCGGCGGTCTTCAGGGATCTCAAAGTCTACGCCGAGATTCTGACGCGGAGCGAAGGCGCGACGACGCCGACCGAGCCTGCCAAATTGATCGCGCCGATGATCGAGCGTTTCATGGCGACCGACCGTGCGTTTGCGAAGGCACGCCGAAATGCTGCTCAGTCCGTCCCTGGGGCAGCCGAGAGGTCCGGATAG
- a CDS encoding DUF1045 domain-containing protein yields MPESFSPRYAIYYTPAPDHPLTVAARAWLGRDSFAGGAHRAHVESVAADPVRGTLTAAPRHYGFHATLMAPFRLRQDRTVEELERALRTFAAAWPPCPIGPLKIDMLGSFFALVPVSSIPTLHGFASHIVEEFDRFRAPLTQDEFQRRLRSPLDDIETTQLVRWGYPYVFDRFRFHMTLTDQVPAERRADVREELDAIFGPLLLEDYAIDALSLFTQERPSADFVVRSQFVLGSRALLKEAV; encoded by the coding sequence ATGCCCGAGTCGTTCTCGCCCCGCTACGCGATCTACTACACACCAGCACCGGATCACCCGCTGACGGTGGCAGCGAGAGCCTGGCTCGGGCGCGACTCGTTTGCTGGGGGCGCGCACAGGGCTCATGTTGAGTCCGTTGCTGCGGATCCGGTTCGCGGCACTCTGACCGCTGCGCCGCGCCACTACGGGTTCCATGCGACGCTCATGGCGCCGTTTCGCCTGAGGCAGGATCGTACGGTCGAAGAACTGGAGCGGGCGCTCCGCACGTTCGCGGCGGCTTGGCCTCCCTGCCCGATCGGCCCCCTGAAGATTGATATGCTCGGCAGTTTCTTCGCCCTGGTTCCTGTGAGTTCGATCCCCACTTTGCATGGCTTTGCTTCGCACATCGTCGAGGAGTTCGATCGTTTCCGGGCACCTTTGACCCAGGACGAGTTTCAACGGCGTTTGCGCAGCCCACTCGACGACATTGAGACCACCCAGCTCGTGCGATGGGGCTATCCTTACGTCTTCGATCGCTTCCGCTTTCACATGACGCTAACCGATCAGGTTCCCGCGGAAAGGCGAGCCGATGTGCGGGAAGAGTTGGATGCGATTTTCGGGCCGTTGCTCTTGGAAGACTACGCCATCGATGCTCTTTCCCTTTTTACTCAAGAACGGCCCAGCGCCGATTTCGTCGTGCGGTCGCAGTTCGTGTTGGGGAGCCGCGCCCTCCTCAAGGAGGCGGTGTGA
- the phnL gene encoding phosphonate C-P lyase system protein PhnL — MTILFSVGGLSKTFTLHTQGGAEIDVFNDISLEVRAGECVCLHGPSGAGKSTLLRSLYANYKPDAGHILLQHGGESIDLVSAEPWEVIEVRRRTIGYVSQFLRVIPRVATIDIVTEPMIAIGIPADEAHAKAKALLARLNIPKRLWSLAPATFSGGEQQRVNIARGFMVDYPVLLLDEPTASLDATNRQSVVQLINEAKARGAGIVGIFHDEEVRKAVTDRLFEVRQMPVRKSRRSTTAQMVA, encoded by the coding sequence ATGACCATCCTCTTCAGCGTCGGCGGCCTTTCCAAGACCTTCACGCTTCATACCCAGGGCGGCGCAGAAATCGATGTCTTTAACGACATCTCCCTCGAGGTCCGGGCGGGCGAGTGCGTCTGCCTGCACGGCCCCTCTGGGGCCGGCAAGTCGACGTTGCTGCGCTCGCTGTACGCCAACTACAAACCGGACGCCGGGCACATCCTCTTGCAACACGGCGGCGAATCGATCGACCTCGTGAGCGCCGAGCCGTGGGAAGTGATCGAGGTGCGGCGTCGGACGATCGGCTATGTCAGCCAGTTTCTGCGCGTCATCCCGCGCGTCGCCACCATCGATATCGTCACCGAACCGATGATCGCCATCGGTATCCCGGCAGATGAAGCGCATGCGAAAGCGAAGGCGCTGCTCGCCCGCCTTAACATCCCCAAGCGGCTTTGGTCTCTGGCGCCCGCGACCTTCTCCGGCGGTGAGCAGCAGCGCGTCAATATCGCGCGCGGCTTCATGGTCGACTACCCTGTCCTGCTCCTCGACGAGCCGACAGCTTCGCTCGACGCCACCAACCGCCAGAGCGTAGTTCAGCTAATCAACGAGGCCAAGGCGCGCGGGGCTGGCATCGTCGGCATCTTCCATGATGAGGAGGTGCGCAAGGCTGTCACCGACCGGCTGTTCGAGGTGCGCCAGATGCCGGTTCGCAAATCTCGGCGCAGCACCACAGCGCAGATGGTCGCATAA
- the phnK gene encoding phosphonate C-P lyase system protein PhnK, protein MKPRARDILRADRVSKLFGRIPACNSVSFSLREGEVLGIVGESGSGKSTLLRCLAGRIPPDAGTVRIASDDHLVDLWAMDEASREQFLPTTVSLIHQNPRDGLRLDISAGGNIAEPLMAAGGRHYGSLRATALEWLEKVDIESRRVDDPPEIFSGGMQQRLQIARGLATHPRLVLMDEPTGGLDVSVQAKLLDLLRRLVHELGIAVVVVTHDIGVARLLADRLMVMQHGRVIEEGLTDQVLDDPHHPYTQLLVSSVLQV, encoded by the coding sequence ATGAAGCCGAGAGCGAGGGATATTTTGCGTGCCGACCGCGTCTCGAAGCTCTTCGGGCGTATCCCAGCTTGCAACTCGGTGTCGTTCTCGCTGCGGGAGGGCGAAGTTCTTGGCATCGTCGGTGAGAGCGGCTCGGGCAAGTCAACATTGCTGCGCTGCCTTGCTGGCCGCATCCCACCGGACGCCGGCACGGTCCGGATCGCCTCAGATGACCATCTCGTCGATCTCTGGGCGATGGACGAAGCCTCGCGCGAGCAATTCCTGCCGACGACAGTCTCGCTCATCCACCAGAACCCGCGCGATGGATTACGCCTCGATATCAGCGCCGGCGGCAATATTGCCGAGCCTCTGATGGCCGCCGGCGGCCGCCACTACGGCTCGTTGCGCGCGACGGCGCTGGAATGGCTTGAGAAGGTCGATATTGAGAGCCGCCGCGTCGACGACCCGCCCGAGATCTTTTCCGGCGGGATGCAACAGCGTTTGCAGATCGCTCGGGGACTCGCTACTCATCCCCGCCTTGTGCTGATGGACGAGCCGACCGGCGGACTCGATGTCTCCGTCCAGGCAAAGCTTCTCGACCTGCTGCGCCGCCTCGTGCACGAACTTGGCATTGCCGTTGTTGTCGTCACCCACGATATCGGAGTGGCACGTCTGCTCGCCGACCGGCTGATGGTGATGCAGCACGGGCGCGTGATTGAAGAAGGACTTACCGACCAGGTGCTCGATGATCCTCACCACCCCTATACGCAACTGCTCGTTTCCTCCGTGCTGCAAGTCTAA
- a CDS encoding alpha-D-ribose 1-methylphosphonate 5-phosphate C-P-lyase PhnJ, which translates to MIRRAILKAVAVPGYQVPFGSREMPLPPGWGTGGLQVTASILGRDDRLKVIDQGADDTTNAVSIRDFFAKVADVTTTERTAEATIIQTRHRIPERALTEDQIIVFQVPQPEPLRRFIPEETVARKIHAFARYGIMYVRLYEDISQLGQVAMSSDYPVIVNGRYLASPSPIPKFDNPKLHRSRALAIFGAGRERRIHAIPPFTDVKSLDFADYPFTVQRFEACCSLCGAQDSYLDEILLDDRGRRAFVCSDTAYCAERRGERTEA; encoded by the coding sequence ATGATCCGGCGGGCGATCCTGAAGGCGGTGGCCGTGCCCGGCTACCAGGTGCCGTTCGGCAGCCGCGAGATGCCACTGCCGCCCGGCTGGGGCACCGGCGGGCTCCAGGTCACTGCGAGCATTCTGGGCCGGGACGACCGGCTGAAAGTGATTGATCAGGGCGCCGACGACACGACCAATGCGGTCTCGATCCGCGATTTCTTCGCTAAGGTCGCTGATGTCACAACGACTGAGCGCACCGCAGAGGCGACGATCATCCAGACCCGTCACCGGATTCCTGAGCGGGCACTGACGGAAGATCAGATCATCGTCTTCCAAGTCCCGCAGCCAGAGCCTTTGCGCCGCTTCATTCCGGAGGAAACGGTTGCGCGGAAGATCCATGCCTTTGCACGCTATGGCATCATGTACGTGCGCCTCTACGAGGATATTTCCCAGCTGGGCCAGGTCGCCATGTCGAGCGACTATCCGGTCATCGTCAACGGGCGCTACCTCGCCTCGCCGTCGCCGATCCCGAAATTCGACAATCCCAAGCTTCACCGCAGCCGCGCCCTCGCCATTTTTGGCGCCGGGCGAGAACGTCGCATTCACGCCATCCCGCCCTTCACCGATGTTAAAAGTCTCGATTTTGCCGATTACCCTTTCACAGTGCAGCGCTTCGAAGCGTGCTGCTCGCTTTGCGGCGCGCAGGACAGCTATCTCGACGAAATCCTCCTTGATGATCGCGGCAGGCGGGCATTCGTCTGCTCGGATACCGCCTATTGCGCCGAGCGGCGCGGCGAAAGGACCGAAGCATGA
- a CDS encoding TrbI/VirB10 family protein → MAIGDEHEHQRDIPPIAPPDLRLRGERPRVTRLSRKMLVGLGAVSALAVAGALGYALQTRNEQQAGQELLSIQNRPSAEGLAGLPKDYTGLPRQAPPLGPPLPGDLGKPILNAGAAPNTVIPGTTSDPETQHKAQEIEAARVSRLFAQSVQQPQSVGQVIPNASAGTATTPAATPPVDAGSAQNMQDRKTAFLNASTDKRTVSPDRLEAKASPYVVQAGTVIPAALITGIRSDLPGQVTAQVTDAVYDSPSGKYLLVPQGAKLIGQYDSSVAFGQSRILLVWTRIIMSDGTSIVLERQPGADTGGYAGLEDEVDNHWGMLFKAAVLSTLLSVGAEAGTSQNENNLIQAIRSGASNSISQTGQQIVQRQLNIQPTLTIRPGFPVRVIVTRDLVLAPYGKGGTR, encoded by the coding sequence ATGGCGATAGGGGACGAACACGAACATCAACGCGACATTCCGCCCATCGCGCCGCCGGACCTTCGGCTCCGAGGCGAGCGACCGCGCGTCACACGCCTCTCACGCAAGATGCTGGTCGGCCTCGGCGCAGTGTCGGCCCTCGCAGTCGCGGGCGCGCTCGGCTACGCGCTGCAGACCCGCAACGAGCAGCAAGCCGGCCAGGAGTTGCTCAGCATCCAGAACAGGCCTTCGGCTGAGGGCCTGGCCGGGTTGCCCAAGGACTATACCGGTCTGCCGCGTCAAGCGCCGCCGCTCGGGCCGCCGCTGCCCGGCGATCTCGGCAAGCCGATCCTTAACGCAGGCGCTGCACCGAACACCGTGATCCCTGGAACGACGTCCGATCCGGAGACGCAGCACAAGGCTCAGGAAATCGAGGCGGCGCGGGTCAGCCGCCTGTTCGCCCAGTCCGTTCAGCAACCGCAGAGCGTCGGCCAAGTCATCCCGAATGCCTCCGCCGGGACCGCGACGACCCCGGCCGCGACACCACCTGTCGACGCCGGATCCGCCCAGAACATGCAGGACCGCAAGACGGCCTTCCTCAACGCGTCGACGGACAAGCGCACCGTCAGTCCGGACCGGCTTGAGGCCAAGGCTTCACCTTACGTCGTGCAAGCCGGCACCGTGATTCCGGCTGCGCTCATCACGGGCATTCGCTCCGATCTGCCCGGTCAAGTCACCGCCCAGGTAACCGATGCGGTCTATGACAGCCCATCCGGCAAATATCTTCTGGTGCCCCAGGGCGCGAAGCTGATCGGCCAATACGACAGCTCCGTCGCGTTCGGCCAGTCTCGCATCCTCCTGGTCTGGACCCGCATCATCATGTCGGACGGCACCTCGATCGTGCTGGAGCGCCAGCCCGGCGCCGACACCGGGGGGTATGCCGGGCTCGAGGACGAGGTCGACAACCATTGGGGCATGCTGTTCAAGGCCGCCGTCCTTTCGACCCTGCTCAGCGTCGGCGCCGAGGCCGGCACGAGCCAGAATGAAAACAACCTCATTCAAGCGATCCGCAGCGGCGCGTCCAACAGCATCAGCCAGACTGGTCAACAGATCGTACAGCGCCAGCTCAACATCCAGCCGACACTGACCATCCGGCCAGGTTTCCCGGTGCGGGTCATCGTCACGCGCGATTTGGTGCTGGCGCCCTATGGTAAGGGAGGAACACGATGA